Proteins encoded in a region of the Bacillus sp. T3 genome:
- a CDS encoding diacylglycerol kinase yields the protein MKRARIIYNPTSGREIFKKHLAEVLQKLENAGYETSCHATTAAGDATFAARIAVERKYDLVIAAGGDGTINEVVNGLAEQEYRPKLGIIPVGTTNDFARALHISRDILEATDIIVKGDTIPVDIGRMNDRYFINIAGGGRITELTYEVPSKLKTMLGQLAYYLKGMEMLPSIKASEVSIEYDGKIFDGEVMLFLVGLTNSVGGFEKLAPDSSINDGMFTLLILKKANLADFIRIATLAVRGEHVNDPSVIYTKANRIKVRSNEVVQLNLDGEFGGLLPAEFENLYRHLEVFVPIGEIRPEDRPDRWENADKKE from the coding sequence ATGAAACGTGCAAGGATCATTTATAATCCTACTTCTGGTCGAGAAATCTTCAAAAAGCATCTGGCAGAAGTATTGCAAAAACTTGAAAACGCTGGCTATGAAACTTCCTGTCATGCAACCACTGCAGCGGGAGATGCTACGTTTGCAGCACGGATTGCAGTTGAGCGAAAATATGACTTAGTCATCGCTGCCGGTGGAGATGGGACGATTAATGAAGTAGTGAATGGGCTTGCTGAGCAAGAATACAGACCAAAGCTTGGTATTATTCCAGTTGGAACAACCAATGATTTTGCCCGCGCTCTTCATATTTCACGGGATATTTTAGAAGCGACGGATATCATTGTTAAAGGAGATACCATTCCGGTTGATATCGGTAGGATGAATGACCGATACTTTATCAATATCGCAGGTGGAGGCAGAATTACCGAGCTTACATATGAGGTTCCAAGTAAGCTGAAAACAATGCTAGGACAGCTGGCTTATTACTTGAAAGGTATGGAGATGCTTCCATCCATTAAAGCCTCTGAAGTAAGCATAGAATATGATGGGAAAATTTTTGACGGGGAAGTCATGCTATTCTTGGTCGGACTGACTAATTCGGTCGGTGGTTTTGAGAAACTTGCCCCAGATTCCTCCATTAATGATGGTATGTTTACATTATTGATTTTAAAAAAGGCAAATTTAGCTGATTTTATCCGGATTGCAACATTAGCTGTTCGCGGTGAACATGTAAATGATCCAAGTGTCATTTATACGAAAGCGAATCGGATTAAGGTTCGTTCTAATGAAGTGGTTCAATTGAATCTGGATGGAGAATTCGGTGGCTTATTACCTGCTGAGTTTGAAAATCTATACCGTCATTTAGAGGTATTTGTTCCGATTGGAGAAATACGTCCAGAGGATCGACCTGATCGTTGGGAGAATGCTGATAAAAAGGAATAA